A window from Montipora capricornis isolate CH-2021 chromosome 7, ASM3666992v2, whole genome shotgun sequence encodes these proteins:
- the LOC138056325 gene encoding uncharacterized protein, which translates to MENDYRGELPPKKDYMPEGMSKEGKEKFEKWYEEQKSKGVQFHLRQELEDYCIDDVRLLREGCLTIQRDFRKRTRFCPFEQITIASACNRDLRLNRMQENTIASEPLYAWRLDVNHSKAAMEWLTFEEQQLRRDAWLACSVDERNQLEEIFLETGDDSSDPRFRQRIQHARNQGEYRIPDTRWTVDGYDVETNTVYEFLGCFWHGCPKCFPQRSETYRRLNDRSMADVHQETVLRLQSLSDRGYSVKTIWECEWQKCKNHDPEIAEIVAGYDLEEPLSPRDAFFGGRTNAVRLHYEVKEHAAEQIKYYDYTSLYPWTNKTQKYPVGHPEMIYAPPREKPISDYFGLAKCTVVPPYRLFHPVLPYRTHNKLTFPLCRTCVEENIDRPLHGKVSWCGHNEQERALTGTWCTPELEKAEQMGYVIQTIHEVWHFRETQVGLFEDYVNTWLKLKTEASGWPAWCDTEEKKQLYITQFQEKEGIFFEYEKIAVNPGQRALAKLMLNSMWGKFGQQVNKLQVKEFIEPQAFCSFMDSDQHNVRFVSCIDEQRVEVHHREEALCENISPNLNIFVACFTTCWARLRLYEALELLNERVLYFDTDSVIFVQSPGEMKPVLGDYLGDFTDELTNGDFITEFCSGGPKNYGYRTKKDKYCCKVRGFSLTVEGMTQLNYQVLRENTLKEIQKPLDSPRKTRVAQTHKIVRVSKDYQLWTKEAHKEYKLVFNKRVLDPQTAITYPYGYRGLDSEDEDLIATMVELMDEDDE; encoded by the coding sequence ATGGAGAACGATTACCGCGGTGAACTGCCTCCCAAGAAAGATTACATGCCCGAGGGAATGAGCAAAGAAGGGAAAGAAAAGTTTGAGAAGTGGTATGAAGAGCAGAAATCAAAGGGGGTTCAATTTCATCTGCGCCAAGAGCTCGAAGATTATTGCATCGATGACGTCCGGTTATTGCGCGAAGGCTGCCTCACGATTCAGCGCGATTTCCGCAAGCGCACCCGATTTTGCCCCTTTGAACAAATCACTATCGCCTCGGCTTGCAATCGAGACTTGCGCCTCAATCGCATGCAAGAAAACACCATTGCCTCAGAACCTCTTTACGCTTGGCGTTTAGATGTCAATCATTCCAAAGCGGCTATGGAATGGTTAACGTTTGAGGAACAGCAATTGCGCCGCGACGCCTGGCTTGCATGTAGCGTTGACGAACGAAATCAGTTGGaagaaattttcttggaaaCAGGCGATGATAGCTCCGACCCGCGGTTCCGTCAGCGAATACAACATGCTAGGAATCAAGGCGAATATCGCATTCCAGACACCCGGTGGACAGTCGATGGCTATGATGTTGAGACCAACACGGTTTACGAGTTTCTAGGCTGTTTTTGGCATGGTTGCCCGAAGTGTTTTCCTCAGCGCTCAGAAACCTACCGCCGACTGAACGACCGCTCCATGGCCGACGTTCATCAAGAAACCGTGTTACGATTACAAAGTCTTTCCGATCGAGGCTATTCAGTAAAAACCATCTGGGAGTGCGAATGGCAGAAATGTAAGAACCACGATCCGGAAATAGCTGAGATTGTCGCAGGGTACGATTTAGAAGAACCGCTTTCACCTCGAGACGCCTTTTTTGGTGGCCGCACAAATGCTGTTCGTCTTCATTACGAAGTCAAAGAACATGCCGCTGAACAAATCAAATATTATGATTATACCAGTCTCTACCCTTGGACCAATAAGACCCAGAAGTATCCGGTGGGACATCCTGAAATGATTTACGCCCCGCCACGAGAGAAACCAATTTCCGATTATTTTGGCCTCGCAAAATGTACAGTAGTACCACCGTATCGCCTTTTCCACCCTGTATTACCATACAGAACTCATAACAAACTCACGTTTCCTCTGTGTCGTACCTGCGTCGAAGAAAACATCGACCGTCCTCTCCATGGGAAAGTCTCTTGGTGTGGCCATAACGAACAGGAGAGAGCATTGACCGGTACGTGGTGTACACCAGAACTAGAAAAAGCGGAACAGATGGGTTACGTGATCCAAACCATTCACGAAGTGTGGCATTTCCGAGAAACGCAAGTAGGCCTGTTCGAAGATTATGTGAACACTTGGCTCAAATTGAAAACGGAAGCTTCAGGCTGGCCCGCATGGTGCGACACAGAGGAAAAGAAACAACTCTACATAACTCAGTTTCAAGAGAAAGAAGGTATTTTCTTCGAATATGAGAAGATTGCCGTCAATCCTGGTCAGCGGGCTTTGGCCAAACTGATGTTAAACTCCATGTGGGGAAAATTTGGGCAGCAAGTGAACAAATTGCAAGTGAAAGAATTCATTGAACCTCAAGCCTTTTGTAGTTTCATGGACAGTGATCAACATAATGTTCGTTTTGTCAGCTGTATCGACGAACAAAGAGTGGAAGTCCATCATCGCGAGGAAGCGTTATGTGAAAATATTTCCCCCAATCTGAATATCTTCGTGGCCTGTTTCACTACCTGCTGGGCGCGCTTGCGTCTCTATGAAGCTCTAGAACTGTTGAACGAAAGGGTGTTGTATTTTGATACAGACAGTGTGATTTTCGTGCAATCCCCGGGAGAAATGAAACCAGTGCTCGGCGATTATTTGGGCGATTTTACGGATGAATTAACCAACGGAGATTTCATCACAGAGTTTTGCTCGGGGGGGCCGAAGAATTATGGATATCGTACGAAGAAAGACAAGTATTGTTGCAAAGTACGAGGATTTTCATTGACCGTCGAAGGGATGACACAACTCAATTATCAAGTGTTGCGTGAAAACACCTTGAAGGAAATACAAAAGCCTTTAGATTCACCGCGAAAAACCCGCGTCGCGCAGACACACAAAATCGTCCGCGTCTCGAAAGACTATCAACTATGGACCAAAGAAGCCCACAAAGAATACAAATTGGTATTCAATAAACGCGTCCTGGACCCGCAAACAGCGATCACTTATCCATATGGCTATCGAGGACTGGACTCTGAAGATGAAGATCTTATTGCCACAATGGTCGAACTAATggatgaagatgatgaataa
- the LOC138056326 gene encoding uncharacterized protein F54H12.2-like encodes MSKSLNFWALPAQDVAIQGSRWVGYSPLNNSSITPLEFTISELEDFVDLNQSYLTFDMRLPTGANNAGLYADGQVTAAEANQSGDDYTKYVYLVNNVAHTMIQQFDMRLNGTLMTKQTGMYAYRAFGETLLNYTPSEGETLLAAQGWVNYLNVNASLQATNAVNDDRPVNAGMFATGETNPLKVLTSKFLGNGWVRLIMKPHLEATGTVLVPGIEIKLRITFNSPEFFCFGTRMAGKKYPTLGPNDIQAKFYLCRLTLNPTTYTALTKRRHNKGMWGRYPTVYMDVRTFTFDGDSTMFKKTDLFQGRVPDRLMVGLLDSRAYNGNLDHYPFAFQKFGVTRIRQIIRGEEYPYETLELNQNDNKKDLWGYHRFLQASRALGKHQESMLKPGDWGHTKNCTLYLFNNVAGGDADSPLRNSQQQGDVTLEINFGANPGQNLTVVVWGEFESVMDISGTGVVNYDV; translated from the coding sequence ATGAGCAAGTCGTTGAATTTCTGGGCTTTACCAGCGCAAGATGTGGCTATTCAAGGATCTCGATGGGTGGGTTACTCCCCGCTCAACAATAGCAGTATTACCCCCTTGGAATTCACCATTTCCGAATTGGAAGATTTTGTCGATTTGAATCAAAGTTATTTAACCTTTGACATGAGACTACCTACCGGTGCGAACAATGCTGGTTTGTATGCGGACGGGCAAGTCACAGCAGCTGAAGCAAATCAATCGGGAGACGATTACACCAAGTACGTTTACCTGGTCAATAATGTGGCGCACACCATGATCCAGCAATTTGACATGCGGCTGAATGGTACGTTAATGACTAAACAGACGGGCATGTATGCCTACCGAGCCTTTGGTGAAACCTTGCTGAATTACACGCCCAGTGAAGGTGAAACATTGCTGGCCGCACAAGGATgggtgaattatttgaatgtgaatgcttcCCTGCAAGCCACCAATGCTGTGAATGATGACCGCCCTGTTAACGCTGGTATGTTTGCTACTGGAGAGACGAATCCCTTGAAAGTGTTAACTTCCAAGTTTTTGGGGAACGGATGGGTGCGGCTGATCATGAAACCGCATTTGGAAGCTACAGGAACCGTGTTAGTTCCTGGTATTGAAATCAAGCTGCGTATCACCTTTAACAGTCCCGAGTTCTTTTGCTTTGGTACAAGGATGGCGGGCAAAAAGTACCCAACCCTGGGTCCGAATGATATCCAAGCCAAATTTTATCTCTGTAGGCTGACCTTAAACCCTACCACTTACACTGCACTGACTAAACGAAGACATAACAAAGGCATGTGGGGTCGTTATCCTACCGTCTATATGGATGTCCGGACATTCACGTTTGATGGGGATAGTACCATGTTTAAGAAAACAGATCTGTTTCAAGGCCGCGTACCCGACCGTCTTATGGTAGGATTATTGGACAGTCGCGCCTACAACGGGAATTTAGATCATTACCCATTTGCCTTCCAAAAGTTTGGGGTGACCCGCATTCGTCAAATCATACGCGGTGAGGAATATCCCTACGAAACCTTGGAACTGAATCAGAATGATAACAAGAAAGATTTGTGGGGGTACCATCGCTTCCTGCAAGCCAGCCGTGCTCTGGGTAAACACCAAGAAAGTATGCTGAAACCGGGGGATTGGGGCCACACCAAGAATTGCACGCTGTACCTGTTTAATAATGTCGCAGGAGGAGATGCAGATAGCCCCTTGCGAAATTCGCAACAACAAGGCGATGTCACCCTGGAGATCAATTTTGGGGCTAATCCTGGTCAAAATCTGACGGTGGTGGTCTGGGGCGAGTTTGAAAGCGTGATGGATATCAGTGGCACGGGCGTGGTGAATTACGACGTTTAA